One Paenibacillus riograndensis SBR5 DNA segment encodes these proteins:
- a CDS encoding carbohydrate ABC transporter permease translates to MPAKEKFTLFHFINYAVFALITLICVFPFYYLFINTISNNDLSSRGLVMFYPKGVHFTNYMDVFKIPGLGQAALMSVGRTVIGTLLTVAASAFLGYLFTKQMWGRKFWYRFLVITMYFNAGLIPWYLTMLNLGLTNNFAAYVLPFIVQPFFIILVKTFVESTPIALQESAQIDGAGYFKVFTSIILPLITPILATIAIFSSVTQWNSFTDTLFLVTDQKLFTLQFILYRYMNEATSIAQLMKQSTGAMDLDLANMATPTSIRTTVSMVVVLPILLVYPFFQRFFVKGIMIGAVKG, encoded by the coding sequence GCCCTTATCACGCTCATCTGTGTATTTCCATTCTATTATTTGTTCATCAATACGATTAGTAACAATGACCTTAGCAGCAGAGGGCTGGTTATGTTCTATCCCAAGGGTGTTCACTTTACCAACTACATGGATGTCTTTAAAATTCCCGGCCTCGGACAGGCGGCACTGATGTCGGTCGGCCGCACAGTGATTGGTACCCTTTTGACGGTTGCCGCTTCCGCCTTTCTCGGTTATCTGTTTACCAAACAAATGTGGGGACGCAAATTCTGGTACCGCTTTCTGGTCATTACGATGTATTTCAACGCCGGTTTGATTCCGTGGTATTTAACAATGCTGAATTTAGGTCTTACTAATAATTTTGCCGCTTACGTACTGCCGTTTATCGTCCAGCCGTTCTTTATTATTCTTGTCAAAACCTTCGTCGAATCTACACCGATAGCCTTGCAGGAGTCTGCACAGATTGATGGAGCCGGGTATTTCAAGGTGTTCACAAGTATTATCTTACCGCTCATTACGCCAATACTGGCTACCATTGCCATCTTCTCGTCAGTTACCCAATGGAACAGCTTCACAGATACGTTGTTCCTGGTCACGGATCAGAAGCTATTCACACTTCAATTTATTCTATATCGTTACATGAATGAAGCGACTTCCATCGCCCAGCTAATGAAGCAGTCTACAGGTGCTATGGATCTGGATCTGGCCAATATGGCAACGCCAACCTCCATCCGCACCACCGTATCTATGGTTGTAGTACTGCCGATTCTGCTGGTGTACCCGTTCTTCCAACGGTTCTTTGTAAAAGGAATTATGATTGGTGCAGTCAAAGGCTGA
- a CDS encoding extracellular solute-binding protein produces the protein MKKRWAGTALTAAMCAMLVFTSACSSNNNGGNSAGSATNAPVASDNNDNTDKKEITIDVFSMLANYAGEQPGWFAKLVKDKFNIKLNIIASNLAGGQQKVATMMASGDLGDLVVFGTNGKDYQDAIKAGLLLDFTKDDMLNKYGQGLLANAPEAIEANKKQFGGGTAVYGVGFDVGTGEGPSEGATMNYGPNLRWDLYQKLGSPEIKTLNDYLPLLKKMQELEPKSENGRPTYGISLWSDWDGTYMTLAKVIAQFHGYNEGDGLNPAGLTLTHQNKDEWQGVLDEDGYYLQGLKFYYDANQMGLLDPDSLTQKFSDVSNKIKDGQVLFSHFPWVDNVYNTPERTAEGKGFALVPFADEKVTSYGQSPYGGNRVWAIGSKAKEPERIMEFLSWLYSPEGVMEANYGPKGLAWDIDESGKPFVTDFGWKALPANAEPVPAEYGGGTFKDGTNQINNTTLKLTNINPDTGETYDYNLWPSTLNHDPDPVTKSWREATGVMTAKDYFVKNNMIEVSKPFFTTETPVTVPAQLQQKIDGIGKIIKEYSWKMVFAKNDAEYNKLKEEMITKSKGLGYDEAVAFEVGNAEKMVFPNR, from the coding sequence ATGAAAAAGAGATGGGCCGGAACGGCACTTACCGCTGCAATGTGTGCGATGCTCGTATTCACTTCAGCGTGCAGCAGCAATAATAACGGCGGGAATTCAGCAGGCAGCGCAACAAACGCACCAGTTGCTTCTGATAACAACGATAATACAGATAAAAAAGAAATCACCATTGATGTGTTCTCCATGCTGGCCAACTATGCCGGGGAGCAGCCCGGCTGGTTTGCCAAGCTTGTCAAAGATAAGTTTAACATCAAGCTTAACATTATCGCCTCGAACCTGGCCGGCGGACAGCAAAAAGTCGCAACCATGATGGCTTCAGGAGATCTGGGTGACCTGGTAGTCTTCGGCACCAACGGCAAGGACTATCAGGATGCAATCAAAGCAGGCCTGCTGCTCGATTTTACGAAGGACGATATGCTAAATAAGTATGGTCAGGGCTTGCTCGCTAATGCTCCGGAAGCCATTGAAGCAAATAAGAAGCAATTCGGTGGAGGTACCGCGGTGTACGGAGTTGGATTCGATGTAGGAACAGGAGAAGGCCCCTCCGAAGGGGCGACAATGAACTATGGACCGAACCTCCGCTGGGACTTGTACCAAAAACTCGGCAGTCCGGAAATCAAGACACTGAATGATTATCTCCCGCTGCTGAAGAAAATGCAGGAACTCGAACCAAAGAGTGAGAATGGTCGTCCGACCTACGGCATCTCCCTGTGGTCCGACTGGGATGGCACTTACATGACCCTGGCTAAAGTTATCGCCCAGTTCCACGGTTATAATGAAGGCGACGGACTGAATCCAGCAGGGCTGACCCTGACGCATCAAAATAAGGACGAATGGCAGGGTGTCCTGGATGAAGACGGATATTATCTTCAAGGTCTGAAGTTCTATTATGACGCGAATCAGATGGGACTGCTTGATCCTGATTCCTTAACGCAGAAATTCTCGGATGTCTCCAACAAGATCAAGGACGGGCAAGTATTATTCTCACATTTCCCTTGGGTTGATAACGTTTACAATACGCCTGAACGTACAGCTGAGGGCAAAGGCTTTGCTCTAGTGCCTTTTGCCGATGAGAAAGTTACTTCTTACGGACAAAGTCCGTATGGCGGCAACCGGGTATGGGCAATCGGTTCAAAGGCCAAGGAACCTGAACGTATTATGGAATTCCTGAGCTGGCTGTACTCGCCTGAAGGCGTGATGGAAGCGAATTATGGTCCAAAGGGCCTGGCTTGGGATATTGATGAGAGCGGGAAGCCGTTCGTGACCGACTTCGGCTGGAAGGCGTTGCCTGCGAATGCTGAACCTGTACCGGCTGAATATGGCGGAGGCACGTTCAAGGACGGTACAAACCAGATTAATAATACTACTTTGAAGCTGACGAACATCAACCCGGATACCGGTGAAACCTATGACTACAACCTGTGGCCTTCAACGCTGAATCATGATCCGGACCCGGTCACCAAAAGCTGGCGCGAAGCTACGGGAGTGATGACGGCGAAAGACTATTTTGTGAAGAACAACATGATTGAAGTATCGAAGCCGTTCTTCACGACTGAAACTCCGGTCACTGTGCCTGCCCAGCTGCAGCAGAAGATTGACGGAATCGGCAAGATTATCAAGGAGTACTCATGGAAAATGGTATTTGCCAAGAATGATGCTGAATATAACAAGCTCAAGGAAGAAATGATTACGAAATCCAAAGGCCTTGGTTATGATGAGGCTGTAGCCTTTGAAGTCGGCAATGCTGAAAAGATGGTATTCCCGAACAGATAA
- a CDS encoding glycoside hydrolase family 27 protein produces MNHKLAAPTPPLGWNSWDCYGAAVTEDEIRGNAQYMAEHLKDFGWSYITVDIQWYEPFANSSQYRPFVPLVMDKYSRLMPAENRFPSAAGGQGFKPLADYVHSLGLQFGIHIMRGIPRQAAHAATPVLGTSATAREIAHANSICPWNTDMYGVDASKEGAQAYYDSLFELYAEWGVDLVKVDDIAASRLYDTHQPEIALISKAIERCGRPMVLSLSPGPAPVEYSDFFVEHANMWRVTDDFWDLWPLLLDMFDRCRKWQGVPQAGSWPDCDMLPLGHIGIRSVDGGGEDRWTRFTRDEQLTMMSLWSIFRSPLIFGGELRDNDDWTLSLLTNREVLRLHRESCGAREALCKDELIVWTAGHSDGTRYAAVFNVGDTLLPVELALEEIGFSGSASGTELWSGTPAKIAAGVLQTTVPSHGVRLYSFL; encoded by the coding sequence ATGAATCATAAACTTGCAGCACCTACTCCACCTCTTGGCTGGAACAGCTGGGACTGCTATGGTGCAGCCGTAACTGAAGACGAAATCCGCGGCAATGCGCAATATATGGCAGAACATCTCAAAGACTTCGGCTGGAGCTACATTACCGTCGATATTCAATGGTACGAGCCCTTTGCGAATTCTTCACAATACCGTCCATTCGTACCGCTAGTGATGGATAAATATTCCCGGTTGATGCCTGCCGAGAACCGGTTTCCCTCCGCAGCGGGAGGTCAGGGCTTCAAGCCATTAGCCGATTATGTCCACAGTCTTGGCCTGCAATTCGGTATTCATATTATGCGCGGTATTCCACGGCAGGCCGCCCACGCTGCCACTCCTGTACTGGGTACAAGTGCAACGGCACGCGAGATAGCGCACGCGAACTCCATCTGTCCATGGAATACGGATATGTACGGTGTAGATGCCTCCAAAGAAGGAGCACAGGCTTACTACGATTCGCTCTTTGAACTGTACGCAGAATGGGGCGTTGATCTGGTGAAGGTCGATGATATCGCAGCTTCCCGGCTGTACGATACTCATCAGCCAGAAATCGCCCTGATCTCCAAAGCGATCGAACGATGCGGCCGGCCTATGGTGCTGAGTCTCTCGCCTGGTCCTGCTCCGGTGGAGTACTCGGACTTCTTCGTAGAGCATGCCAACATGTGGCGCGTAACAGATGATTTTTGGGACCTGTGGCCACTGCTTCTGGACATGTTCGATCGCTGCCGAAAATGGCAGGGCGTTCCGCAGGCCGGCTCCTGGCCGGACTGCGACATGCTGCCGCTCGGTCATATTGGCATTCGCTCTGTGGATGGCGGCGGGGAAGACCGCTGGACCCGATTCACGCGTGACGAACAGCTGACGATGATGTCGCTCTGGAGCATTTTCCGCTCTCCGCTGATCTTCGGCGGTGAACTGCGGGACAATGACGACTGGACACTATCGCTGCTGACCAACCGTGAGGTGCTGCGCTTGCACCGCGAGAGCTGCGGAGCCAGAGAAGCACTCTGCAAAGATGAGCTTATTGTTTGGACTGCAGGACACAGCGATGGCACCCGGTATGCTGCTGTATTCAACGTCGGCGACACCCTACTGCCGGTGGAACTGGCGCTTGAGGAGATTGGCTTCAGCGGCTCAGCCTCCGGCACTGAGCTCTGGAGCGGGACGCCAGCCAAAATTGCCGCAGGTGTGCTTCAGACAACTGTACCGTCTCATGGTGTACGCCTGTATAGCTTCTTGTAA
- a CDS encoding helix-turn-helix domain-containing protein yields the protein MDFTRGTYGFRFAEDKELQLCVLFAAGYDSITDPSYRWDGLERNDGPLLLFQYTLSGEGVFESENRTYLVTAGQAFLAEIPGRHRYFYPPDSKEPWQFLFLLFRPDLILPHWRKFLREAGEVPHLSADCAPVRLLRMIVNDAAAGRISDPLIASSSIYQFMTELSRLQVTTLRNKDNWSESIRRAADYIEHNFAQMISIEQLSEHVSLSKYHLIRRFSASTGLTPGAYLTRIRIEKAMELLRGSSLSIEAISKQIGYSSGSYFIKAFRSLTGLTPGEFRSGGDSLAYRRLFFD from the coding sequence ATGGACTTCACCAGAGGAACCTACGGCTTTCGGTTTGCAGAAGATAAGGAGTTGCAATTATGCGTTCTATTTGCGGCCGGTTATGATTCTATCACCGATCCCTCTTACCGTTGGGACGGTCTGGAGCGAAATGACGGTCCTCTTCTATTGTTCCAATACACCCTCTCCGGAGAAGGTGTGTTTGAGTCGGAGAACCGGACTTACCTGGTCACTGCCGGACAGGCTTTTCTGGCAGAAATTCCCGGCCGCCACCGTTATTTCTACCCTCCGGATTCGAAAGAACCATGGCAATTCTTGTTCCTGTTATTCCGGCCCGATCTGATCCTGCCCCATTGGCGTAAATTTCTGCGTGAGGCAGGGGAAGTACCGCATTTGTCTGCAGACTGTGCACCGGTCCGGCTTCTACGGATGATTGTAAATGATGCAGCTGCAGGTAGAATCTCCGATCCTCTGATCGCATCTTCTTCCATCTATCAGTTCATGACAGAGCTGTCCAGGCTACAAGTAACAACGCTGAGAAACAAGGATAACTGGTCGGAGAGCATAAGGCGCGCTGCCGATTATATTGAGCACAACTTTGCACAGATGATAAGTATTGAGCAGCTTTCCGAGCATGTCTCCTTGTCCAAATATCATTTGATTCGCCGCTTTTCGGCTAGCACAGGTCTGACTCCCGGTGCTTATCTAACCCGTATCCGTATTGAGAAGGCTATGGAACTGCTCCGGGGAAGCAGCTTAAGTATTGAAGCCATTTCCAAGCAGATCGGCTACTCCAGCGGGAGCTACTTTATCAAGGCATTCCGCAGCCTGACCGGACTGACGCCTGGAGAATTCCGCAGCGGAGGCGACAGTCTTGCATACCGTAGGCTGTTTTTTGACTAA
- a CDS encoding oxidoreductase, with protein sequence MSQQQGKVWFITGCSTGFGRHIAKHAIDAGYKVVVTARNVDQIQDLTAGYEENTLALPLDVTNQGQINSAVAKTIENFGRIDVLVNNAGIGYFGSVEESVEEETRKMFEINFWGLMHVTNAVLPHMRSQKSGHIINFSSIGGLTSFPTLGYYHATKYAVEGISESLAQEVAPFNIHVTLIEPSGFRTDWGGRSSVKTDTAIPELKQSPVGQMLNAVQQEAGQEAGDPSKAAEAVITVVEADKPPLRLLLGEMAYQAATHKFTNLLANIEEWKETTIKADFKK encoded by the coding sequence TTGTCTCAACAACAAGGAAAAGTTTGGTTTATTACAGGATGCTCAACCGGATTTGGACGTCATATCGCGAAGCATGCCATTGATGCAGGATATAAAGTTGTGGTAACAGCCCGCAATGTGGATCAGATTCAGGATCTCACAGCTGGATATGAAGAAAATACACTGGCTCTCCCATTAGATGTGACCAATCAAGGTCAAATTAACAGTGCTGTCGCCAAGACGATTGAGAATTTTGGTCGCATAGATGTGCTGGTTAACAATGCCGGCATTGGCTATTTTGGTTCGGTTGAGGAAAGCGTCGAGGAAGAGACTCGCAAAATGTTCGAAATTAACTTTTGGGGTCTCATGCATGTGACAAATGCCGTATTACCACATATGAGAAGCCAGAAATCCGGGCATATCATTAACTTTTCTTCAATCGGTGGCTTGACCTCGTTTCCAACACTCGGCTATTATCACGCGACAAAATATGCTGTTGAGGGGATTTCCGAAAGTCTCGCTCAAGAAGTAGCGCCGTTCAACATTCATGTGACACTGATCGAGCCAAGTGGCTTCCGTACGGATTGGGGCGGTCGTTCTTCGGTTAAAACTGACACAGCTATTCCTGAATTAAAGCAGTCGCCTGTAGGCCAAATGTTGAACGCTGTCCAGCAGGAGGCAGGACAAGAAGCCGGCGATCCTTCCAAGGCTGCAGAAGCGGTTATTACTGTCGTTGAAGCAGACAAACCGCCACTTCGTCTGCTCCTTGGAGAAATGGCTTATCAAGCAGCCACGCATAAATTTACGAATCTGCTTGCAAATATAGAGGAATGGAAAGAAACTACGATCAAAGCTGATTTCAAAAAATAA
- a CDS encoding MerR family transcriptional regulator: protein MYSISEIEKITGLPASTLRYYEQEGILPSVNRNARGRREYTEEVLEWLELVVALKDTGMSIEEIKAYTELILHGDETLNARKDFLSQHKMKVEKSVAQTQFHLEKIIRKIAIYDVLMYKKESSKVNLI from the coding sequence ATGTATAGCATCAGTGAAATTGAAAAAATAACTGGACTGCCCGCCTCTACTCTCCGTTATTACGAGCAAGAGGGGATTTTACCTAGCGTGAATCGAAATGCTCGTGGGAGAAGAGAATATACAGAGGAAGTATTAGAATGGCTAGAATTAGTTGTTGCTTTAAAGGATACTGGCATGTCGATCGAAGAGATCAAAGCCTATACAGAGCTTATACTACACGGAGATGAGACGCTGAACGCAAGGAAGGATTTTCTGTCACAGCATAAAATGAAAGTAGAAAAATCAGTAGCACAAACGCAATTCCATCTGGAGAAAATCATTCGTAAAATCGCGATCTACGATGTCTTGATGTATAAGAAGGAGTCAAGTAAAGTAAATTTGATTTAA
- a CDS encoding MFS transporter has product MSKLTTNPPWIHSNYRMISILLFFPALFILSALYITVPLIPVFAGEFHISLEQAAWSGSAFSLFFAFGCLLFGPLSDKLGRKRVMVLGLAALSLATLGTGLVSSFPALIVFRCIQGAVAATFSPVALTYAGEVFPTHRRVSAIGMISAGFLMAGILGQVWASYLNERLGWHAVFLLLAAVYGLTFLALALYLPSSPASAGSAATPGSRRTEWRSILANRYLWLCYSVAVMLLLCFVGMYTVLGSFLHNSPYELSNMQVLGIRAFGMIGMLCCFISGPCCARWGSKAVLRSGLLLAIAAMCALSLVRSIAAYTALSAVFVAGIAILVPSLISLVGDIGSKQRATATSLYTFILFAGASLGPIVSVYALDIGPPNVLPFLIFAGLLTVGLINSLFIKLPGRTA; this is encoded by the coding sequence ATGAGCAAACTGACCACCAACCCTCCATGGATTCATTCCAATTACCGTATGATCAGCATCCTGCTGTTCTTCCCGGCCCTGTTCATTCTCTCGGCACTGTACATTACAGTCCCGCTGATCCCGGTGTTCGCCGGGGAGTTCCATATATCGCTTGAGCAAGCGGCCTGGAGCGGGAGTGCCTTCTCCCTCTTTTTTGCCTTCGGCTGTCTGCTGTTCGGGCCATTGTCGGACAAGCTTGGGCGCAAGCGGGTCATGGTGCTGGGGCTGGCTGCGCTCTCGCTGGCTACACTCGGCACCGGCCTGGTTTCTTCCTTCCCGGCATTGATCGTCTTTCGCTGCATCCAGGGAGCCGTTGCCGCGACCTTTTCGCCGGTAGCCTTAACCTACGCCGGCGAGGTTTTCCCGACACACAGGCGCGTATCAGCCATCGGGATGATCAGCGCCGGGTTCCTGATGGCCGGCATACTCGGCCAGGTCTGGGCCAGCTATCTCAATGAACGGCTCGGCTGGCACGCCGTATTCCTCCTGCTGGCCGCTGTCTACGGCCTGACATTCCTCGCACTGGCCTTGTATCTTCCGTCCAGCCCGGCTTCCGCCGGGAGCGCCGCAACTCCCGGTAGCCGCCGGACGGAGTGGCGGAGCATTCTGGCGAACCGCTATCTATGGCTCTGCTACAGCGTAGCCGTCATGCTGCTGCTGTGCTTCGTCGGCATGTATACCGTGCTGGGCAGCTTCCTGCACAACAGTCCGTATGAGCTGTCCAATATGCAGGTGCTCGGCATCCGCGCCTTCGGCATGATCGGCATGCTGTGCTGCTTCATCTCAGGGCCCTGCTGCGCCCGCTGGGGCAGCAAGGCGGTGCTGCGCAGCGGGCTGCTGCTGGCGATTGCCGCGATGTGCGCCCTGTCGCTCGTCCGCTCGATCGCCGCCTATACGGCGCTGAGCGCCGTCTTCGTGGCCGGCATTGCAATCCTTGTGCCGTCCCTGATCTCGCTGGTCGGTGACATCGGCAGCAAGCAGCGGGCTACTGCCACATCGCTGTACACGTTCATCCTGTTCGCCGGCGCCAGCCTCGGACCGATTGTATCCGTCTATGCGCTCGATATCGGCCCGCCCAATGTGCTGCCGTTCCTGATCTTTGCCGGCCTGCTTACCGTAGGCCTGATCAACTCGCTCTTCATCAAACTTCCTGGCCGGACGGCGTAA
- a CDS encoding FadR/GntR family transcriptional regulator — translation MKYSNKGVRFISNQTGLKAVQRRKLVDEVLDQLMGLIQSGQYKKDEKLPPEPELMKLLSVGRSTVREAVKILVHAGFLEVRQGDGTYVKMPSIGFQSVQATLIPQNFEQVLEVRRMLEIEAAGLAAARRTDADIGIMRSRLDLRNEYLDKGRYAEYVAADISFHMAVVEACHNDVFSAMYKVIADGLREMLSQLILDTRGYEDNTIYHEAIYMAIKAGDSDGAKRYTAQNLDALTGKHGSGRGLKQEDLTAN, via the coding sequence GTGAAGTATAGTAACAAGGGGGTGCGGTTCATTTCTAACCAGACAGGACTTAAAGCCGTTCAAAGAAGAAAACTGGTTGATGAGGTGCTGGATCAGCTGATGGGGCTGATTCAATCCGGGCAGTACAAGAAAGACGAGAAGCTCCCGCCCGAGCCTGAATTGATGAAGCTGCTCTCCGTCGGCCGTTCGACGGTGCGGGAAGCGGTGAAGATTCTCGTACATGCCGGATTTCTGGAGGTGCGCCAGGGCGACGGCACCTATGTAAAAATGCCGTCCATCGGCTTCCAATCCGTGCAGGCTACCCTGATTCCGCAAAATTTCGAGCAGGTGCTTGAAGTGCGCCGGATGCTGGAGATTGAAGCGGCCGGGCTGGCCGCTGCCAGACGGACAGATGCCGATATCGGGATTATGCGCTCCAGGCTGGACCTGCGGAACGAGTATTTGGACAAGGGAAGATACGCCGAATATGTCGCGGCTGATATATCGTTCCACATGGCGGTAGTGGAGGCCTGTCACAACGATGTGTTCTCGGCGATGTACAAGGTGATTGCCGACGGATTAAGGGAAATGCTCAGCCAGCTGATACTGGACACACGCGGATATGAGGATAATACAATCTACCATGAAGCGATTTATATGGCGATCAAGGCAGGCGACAGCGACGGAGCGAAGCGGTACACCGCTCAGAACCTGGATGCATTGACCGGCAAACACGGCTCCGGCCGGGGCTTGAAGCAGGAGGACCTTACAGCCAACTGA
- a CDS encoding uracil-xanthine permease family protein has product MHSTHSEEQVLTVGIEEKLSIGANVTYGFQHLLALTGIFLFPVLIGQALGLDASIIGYMIQACFLTTGIVTVLQSGKMLRLPVVQGPTAAFFVAVLSAGSTVGLGTAFGSMAVAGLIFMLLSIPVRRFGLIGYLNKFISPPIVYGTLLIIIGAQLADIGLKNWFGSADTGINFAASLVTVLIVLVLLIFGGNTILRRGALLWGIIAGTIFYSIFGTTNFSSVAAAGWFSFPDVFPFGFGVSVPIVILMLLAFLQASAEAVGMYTLLTKWGNQKLDNDRVNRGLFGEFLGSTLGAVFGGLGTTSYPENIGIVRVSGIGSRYVTMTAGVLAIVLGLIPKVGMFIASLPGPVLSAASTILFGIIAISGIQMVSKVVWDELNLVVAGSSFIISLGTMYLPAELTQNLPLAFQSIVTQPMLVGVVLLIVLNTVVNIWIRPLLERRSTTGVSEVTSEAV; this is encoded by the coding sequence ATGCATAGTACACATTCAGAGGAACAAGTACTGACCGTAGGGATTGAGGAGAAGCTGTCCATCGGCGCCAATGTGACGTACGGGTTCCAGCATCTGCTGGCATTAACCGGTATCTTTCTGTTCCCCGTGCTGATCGGGCAGGCGCTTGGCCTGGATGCCAGCATCATCGGTTATATGATTCAGGCGTGTTTTTTGACCACGGGGATTGTAACAGTCTTGCAGTCGGGCAAAATGCTGCGGCTCCCGGTTGTTCAAGGCCCGACGGCGGCGTTCTTCGTCGCGGTGCTGTCAGCGGGGTCAACTGTGGGGCTAGGGACGGCATTCGGCTCCATGGCGGTCGCCGGCCTGATCTTCATGCTGCTGTCGATTCCGGTCCGCAGATTCGGGCTGATCGGCTATTTGAATAAATTTATTTCGCCTCCCATCGTCTATGGTACACTGCTCATTATTATCGGAGCTCAGCTTGCCGATATCGGGTTGAAGAACTGGTTCGGCAGCGCCGACACCGGCATTAACTTTGCCGCCTCACTGGTTACGGTCCTTATTGTGCTGGTGCTGCTCATCTTCGGCGGCAATACCATTCTGCGCCGCGGCGCGCTGCTATGGGGCATCATTGCCGGCACGATTTTCTATTCGATCTTCGGTACGACGAACTTCTCTTCTGTTGCAGCGGCCGGCTGGTTCAGCTTCCCGGACGTCTTCCCCTTCGGCTTCGGTGTATCCGTTCCAATCGTTATTCTGATGCTGCTCGCGTTCCTTCAGGCTTCGGCCGAAGCGGTAGGGATGTACACGCTGCTGACCAAGTGGGGCAATCAGAAGCTGGACAATGACCGCGTGAACCGTGGCCTGTTCGGAGAATTCCTCGGCAGTACGCTTGGCGCGGTGTTCGGCGGGCTGGGCACAACCTCGTATCCGGAGAATATTGGCATTGTCCGCGTATCCGGAATCGGCAGCCGGTATGTGACGATGACCGCCGGCGTTCTCGCGATTGTTCTGGGCCTCATTCCGAAGGTGGGCATGTTCATCGCCTCGCTTCCGGGACCGGTGCTGTCGGCGGCCTCCACCATTCTGTTCGGCATTATTGCCATCAGCGGCATTCAGATGGTCAGCAAGGTCGTCTGGGATGAACTGAATCTTGTGGTGGCAGGCTCTTCCTTCATTATCTCTCTCGGCACGATGTATCTGCCGGCCGAGCTGACGCAGAATCTGCCGCTTGCCTTTCAGAGCATAGTGACCCAGCCGATGCTGGTCGGCGTGGTGCTGCTGATTGTGCTGAATACAGTGGTCAACATTTGGATTCGTCCGCTGCTTGAGCGGCGCAGCACGACGGGAGTGTCTGAGGTGACAAGCGAGGCTGTCTAG
- a CDS encoding cysteine hydrolase family protein, producing the protein MKAKMKWDIQPERTAVIVVDMQNVFCKPEGALYVPRTEGIIGNIKELTGAARAAGMPVVYLRHIVRGDGSDTGRMLDMYPNVNEILKRGTPGVEIIDELAPEPQDIIVDKLFYSGFHDTDLDTILRVHDINTIIICGTVTNVCCETTVRDGAHREYKVIFLSDANAAMDYPDMGWGGISAEEIQRVTLTVVAYEFGQVSLTEDIIQEIQSKTLS; encoded by the coding sequence ATGAAAGCTAAAATGAAGTGGGATATTCAGCCGGAGCGAACGGCCGTTATCGTTGTTGATATGCAAAATGTATTCTGCAAGCCGGAAGGTGCCCTCTACGTCCCGCGGACCGAGGGGATTATCGGCAACATCAAGGAGCTGACCGGTGCTGCGAGAGCGGCCGGGATGCCGGTCGTCTATCTTCGCCATATTGTGAGAGGCGACGGCAGCGATACAGGCCGGATGCTGGATATGTATCCAAACGTGAATGAGATTCTGAAGCGCGGTACGCCGGGAGTGGAGATTATCGACGAGTTGGCGCCCGAGCCACAGGATATTATTGTAGATAAATTGTTCTACAGCGGCTTTCACGATACCGATCTGGATACGATTCTGCGGGTGCATGACATCAACACAATCATTATTTGCGGAACCGTCACGAATGTATGCTGTGAGACGACGGTCCGCGACGGTGCGCACCGTGAGTACAAGGTGATTTTCCTCAGTGATGCCAATGCGGCCATGGATTACCCCGATATGGGCTGGGGCGGCATTTCCGCCGAGGAGATTCAGCGTGTAACCTTGACGGTCGTTGCCTACGAATTCGGGCAAGTCTCGCTGACCGAAGACATTATTCAAGAGATTCAATCGAAGACGCTCAGCTAA
- a CDS encoding FtsX-like permease family protein, with amino-acid sequence MTQRQVNKMILLKGIFYGVYAAIYGSIIGTGLSFGVHYLFKGVVDIEWSLPWINNGIACVGAVVTVLIATAWPMYRLTKSTIVDALRKEN; translated from the coding sequence ATGACACAGAGACAGGTTAACAAAATGATTCTACTGAAAGGAATATTTTACGGAGTGTATGCAGCGATATATGGAAGCATCATCGGAACAGGTTTAAGTTTCGGCGTGCACTACCTCTTCAAGGGTGTGGTTGATATCGAATGGTCTCTGCCTTGGATTAATAATGGGATTGCATGTGTAGGTGCCGTTGTTACAGTCCTTATTGCGACAGCATGGCCAATGTATAGACTTACGAAATCAACAATAGTGGATGCATTAAGAAAAGAAAACTAA